From one Melioribacteraceae bacterium genomic stretch:
- a CDS encoding UDP-galactopyranose mutase, with amino-acid sequence MKTEYLIIGSGLTGSVLARSLTDIGKKVIVLERRDHIAGNIYDYYHKSGIRLNKYGPHYFRTNSEKVWKFVNRFSEFYKFEAKLKTFSNSQLFNWPLHEQDFKRIVDDKFVYSFDGEATNFEEASLKMMPSLIYEKFVKGYTKKQWAVDPKQLSKDLAKRFDIRINNDIRLMDHKYQGLPVNGFTALISKMLEGIPVILNCDFLKNRDQFQYSKLIYTGSIDEYYNSKFGKLRYRTQKRIDKYFSEFDSFQNCEQVNYPGEEYEYVRILEWKYMLPQNFREKISGTLITYEIPQNPSSSWENEYPFPSYIDQEIYKKYEKENTDNNIIFCGRLGKYKYYDMDIAISEAFKIFRQIEDDKL; translated from the coding sequence ATGAAAACAGAATACTTAATAATTGGGTCTGGATTGACTGGAAGTGTTCTAGCACGAAGTTTAACTGATATCGGCAAAAAAGTTATTGTACTTGAACGCCGAGATCACATCGCTGGAAACATCTACGATTATTACCACAAGAGTGGTATAAGACTGAATAAATATGGCCCACACTATTTTAGGACAAATTCTGAGAAAGTATGGAAGTTTGTGAATAGGTTTTCTGAGTTTTACAAATTTGAAGCAAAATTAAAGACTTTTTCTAATTCCCAATTATTTAACTGGCCTTTACATGAACAAGATTTTAAAAGAATTGTTGACGACAAGTTCGTCTATAGTTTTGATGGGGAAGCTACTAATTTTGAAGAAGCTTCTCTTAAAATGATGCCAAGCTTGATTTATGAAAAATTTGTTAAGGGATATACGAAAAAGCAATGGGCTGTTGATCCGAAGCAATTATCAAAGGATTTAGCAAAAAGATTTGATATAAGAATAAATAATGACATAAGACTAATGGATCATAAATATCAAGGATTACCAGTTAACGGTTTTACTGCATTAATAAGTAAGATGTTAGAAGGAATTCCCGTTATTCTAAATTGTGATTTTTTAAAAAATAGGGACCAATTTCAGTATTCTAAGCTCATTTATACAGGTTCTATAGATGAATATTATAATAGCAAATTTGGTAAACTGAGATATAGAACCCAAAAAAGAATAGATAAATACTTCTCCGAATTTGATTCATTTCAAAATTGTGAACAGGTTAATTATCCGGGAGAGGAATATGAATATGTAAGAATATTAGAATGGAAATATATGCTGCCTCAAAACTTTAGAGAAAAGATTTCGGGCACCTTAATAACATATGAAATTCCACAGAACCCAAGTTCCTCTTGGGAAAATGAATATCCCTTCCCTAGCTACATTGATCAAGAGATTTATAAGAAGTATGAAAAAGAAAATACTGATAATAATATAATTTTTTGCGGCAGATTGGGGAAATATAAATACTATGATATGGACATAGCTATTTCAGAAGCCTTTAAAATTTTTAGACAAATTGAAGATGACAAATTATGA
- a CDS encoding FAD binding domain-containing protein, giving the protein MKNSKLSFILNQSLIQTDVNPSLPLLDFIRKEKHLTGTKEVCKEGDCGACTVLLGELVEGKLKYKTVTSCIYPVGNCQGKHVVTIEGINKSELLLQQQIFADENASQCGFCTPGFIMSFTFYLLNNFKYSHDEAINAIAGNICRCTGYHSIIRAVDKVITELKDANESSHISYLIEKNVLPKTFVDIENRLKEIILEQVEANEKSTIFIGGGSDLFVQKPDDLLERDAAFLEHQHLNYIVENNNRIELGGGTTFEEFKQSEILRKIIPSIKRDIDLIASLPIRNSATIGGNLSNASPIGDLTLILLALNSTLILSNGKYEREVPLSEYYLDYKKLNKKEDEFIKAVWFEVPQNNFNFSFEKVSKRTYLDIASVNTAMLIETNSNRIKNIFISAGGVAPVPKLLKETNQYLIGKDISIDTIDSALAVMQNEISPISDVRGSAEYKKILLGQLVKAHFLKLFPQLINEKEIV; this is encoded by the coding sequence GTGAAAAATTCAAAGTTATCGTTCATACTAAATCAATCATTAATTCAAACAGATGTAAATCCATCCCTCCCACTATTAGATTTCATTCGTAAAGAGAAACATTTAACCGGAACAAAGGAAGTCTGCAAAGAAGGTGACTGCGGAGCGTGCACTGTTTTGCTCGGTGAACTCGTCGAAGGAAAACTCAAATATAAAACTGTGACTTCGTGTATTTATCCGGTTGGAAATTGTCAAGGTAAACACGTTGTAACAATAGAAGGCATAAACAAAAGCGAGTTACTTCTTCAACAGCAAATTTTTGCCGATGAAAATGCTTCGCAATGCGGGTTCTGCACACCAGGATTTATAATGTCGTTTACTTTTTATCTGCTTAATAACTTCAAATATTCTCACGATGAAGCAATCAACGCAATTGCCGGAAATATTTGTCGCTGTACAGGTTATCATTCAATTATTCGTGCTGTTGATAAAGTTATAACTGAACTTAAAGATGCTAACGAATCAAGTCACATTTCATATCTAATTGAGAAAAATGTGCTGCCGAAAACATTTGTCGATATTGAAAACAGATTGAAGGAAATAATATTAGAGCAAGTCGAAGCAAATGAGAAATCAACTATCTTTATCGGCGGCGGAAGTGATTTGTTCGTACAGAAACCGGATGATCTTTTAGAAAGAGATGCTGCTTTTCTCGAACATCAGCATTTGAATTACATTGTTGAAAATAACAATCGCATTGAACTTGGCGGCGGAACAACTTTTGAAGAATTCAAGCAATCCGAAATATTACGAAAGATTATTCCATCAATAAAAAGGGATATTGATTTAATTGCCTCCCTTCCTATTAGAAATTCTGCAACGATCGGCGGCAACTTATCAAACGCTTCACCGATTGGAGATTTAACGCTTATTCTTCTTGCGCTAAACTCCACATTAATTTTATCCAATGGCAAATATGAAAGAGAAGTCCCACTTTCGGAATATTACCTCGATTATAAAAAACTCAATAAAAAAGAAGATGAATTCATAAAAGCAGTTTGGTTCGAAGTTCCTCAAAACAATTTCAATTTTAGTTTTGAAAAAGTTTCTAAAAGAACTTACTTAGATATTGCATCAGTTAACACGGCAATGTTAATAGAAACCAACAGTAATAGAATAAAAAATATTTTTATTTCTGCCGGTGGTGTTGCACCGGTTCCCAAATTATTGAAAGAGACAAATCAATATTTAATCGGCAAGGATATTTCAATCGATACAATTGATTCTGCTTTAGCAGTTATGCAAAATGAAATATCACCGATAAGCGATGTAAGAGGAAGTGCTGAGTATAAAAAAATATTGCTTGGTCAATTAGTAAAAGCACACTTTCTAAAGTTGTTCCCGCAATTAATAAACGAGAAAGAAATTGTATGA
- a CDS encoding energy transducer TonB produces the protein MLSKLKNNSFLIVFIVFVFTGIINQNVLVADSGVNQADPYLAFAEQMPEVEGGLPNLYKTIKYPEIARKAGITGKVFVMAFINESGNVEDVQVIKGIGGGCDEAAVEAIKKAKFVPGKNNGQAVKVKLSLPISFQLQ, from the coding sequence ATGCTCTCTAAATTAAAAAACAATTCATTTTTGATCGTTTTTATTGTTTTTGTATTTACAGGAATCATAAATCAAAATGTATTAGTCGCTGATTCAGGAGTGAATCAAGCAGATCCATATTTAGCATTTGCAGAACAAATGCCGGAAGTCGAAGGTGGATTACCAAATCTGTATAAAACTATTAAATATCCGGAGATTGCAAGAAAAGCCGGTATTACGGGAAAAGTATTTGTTATGGCTTTTATAAATGAAAGCGGTAATGTAGAAGATGTTCAAGTAATAAAAGGTATTGGCGGCGGTTGTGATGAAGCAGCTGTTGAAGCAATTAAAAAAGCAAAGTTTGTACCCGGTAAAAATAATGGACAAGCAGTAAAAGTTAAATTGTCCCTTCCAATAAGTTTTCAATTACAATGA
- a CDS encoding methyl-accepting chemotaxis protein, with the protein MLNKLNNLKFVRKIQIGFLIIAVISTFIALNDYVRISAFETTKENIFSDYMEPMVELKEMYTEFQQMQFVLLQLSIPEFADEFSKNEQTYRGFSADFDSSLVSLGETQFNNEVIETALTDIQSIWQNYKGLVADGIISASASQMFDMAAIIAATSGKEVGDQLVKKFEMIVKELDATAVALDNDMAGQISYSKTSIVIGMIVGALFFFFAAFYLAPTISKPINELKNSVLQFANGNYNVNLNLDRKDEFGELADLMNHMKEKQLEKIQAVKNVAEGKLNKVTPASEQDELAYSINKQVDILQNLLLEADMLVEANKIGDLSLQGDVSKFNGDWQKFIIGINSILDSMIEPIREATVVLNEIARGNLTVKMENNYKGDYKLIKDNINAVVDALNDILLKVISNSHELEMMTGSIYNGTEELVHGSERQKSQTYEVASAIEEMTTTIQDNSKSALTTSQLADKAGEKAKEGGNVVTETIKGIQRIADVVSKSEKTIHELANNTNKIGEIIKVINEIADQTNLLALNAAIEAARAGEQGRGFAVVADEVRKLAERTTNATEEIEDMLNRIQKDTSDAVLVINEGTKEVETGKKLAYQANTALEEIIKGADEVSITIKHLAAANEEQSTTSAVISQNVESIRLVTEDYSLHISQIKDSVRKLSESSSELKGSLSKFNLSELRAVEEEELRYN; encoded by the coding sequence ATGCTAAACAAATTAAACAATCTGAAATTTGTTAGAAAAATTCAAATTGGATTTTTGATTATCGCGGTTATATCAACATTTATTGCATTGAATGATTATGTGCGTATATCAGCTTTTGAAACAACCAAAGAAAATATTTTCTCGGATTATATGGAGCCGATGGTTGAACTAAAAGAGATGTACACCGAATTTCAGCAAATGCAATTTGTACTTCTTCAATTATCAATTCCCGAATTTGCCGATGAGTTTAGTAAGAATGAACAAACCTACAGAGGTTTCAGTGCAGACTTTGATTCGTCGTTAGTTAGTCTCGGTGAAACTCAGTTCAATAATGAAGTGATTGAAACCGCTTTAACCGATATTCAATCTATCTGGCAAAATTATAAAGGATTAGTTGCCGACGGTATTATAAGTGCCAGCGCATCTCAAATGTTTGATATGGCAGCTATTATTGCTGCAACTTCAGGCAAAGAAGTTGGTGATCAATTAGTTAAAAAGTTTGAAATGATTGTCAAAGAACTCGATGCAACTGCTGTCGCATTAGATAATGATATGGCAGGCCAAATATCATATTCTAAAACGTCAATAGTAATTGGTATGATTGTAGGAGCTTTATTTTTCTTTTTTGCCGCTTTTTACTTAGCGCCGACAATCAGCAAACCGATTAATGAACTTAAGAACTCTGTATTGCAATTCGCAAATGGAAATTATAATGTAAATCTGAATTTAGATAGAAAAGATGAATTTGGTGAACTTGCTGATCTGATGAACCATATGAAAGAAAAGCAGCTTGAAAAAATTCAAGCAGTTAAAAATGTTGCGGAAGGAAAACTTAATAAAGTTACTCCCGCTTCGGAACAAGATGAATTAGCATACTCAATTAATAAGCAAGTCGATATTCTTCAAAATTTATTATTAGAAGCAGATATGCTTGTTGAAGCTAATAAAATTGGCGACCTTTCGCTTCAAGGTGATGTTTCGAAGTTCAACGGTGATTGGCAGAAATTTATTATAGGTATAAACTCCATTCTTGATTCGATGATCGAACCGATTAGAGAAGCTACGGTTGTATTAAACGAGATTGCTCGCGGTAATCTTACCGTAAAAATGGAGAATAATTACAAAGGTGATTATAAGTTAATCAAAGATAACATCAATGCAGTTGTTGATGCACTTAATGATATTCTATTAAAAGTAATCAGCAATTCGCACGAACTAGAAATGATGACAGGTTCTATCTATAACGGAACAGAAGAATTAGTTCATGGATCAGAAAGACAAAAGAGCCAAACTTATGAAGTAGCCTCAGCTATTGAAGAGATGACAACTACAATTCAAGATAATAGTAAGAGTGCGTTAACAACTTCACAACTTGCTGATAAAGCCGGTGAAAAGGCTAAAGAAGGTGGTAATGTTGTCACCGAAACAATTAAAGGTATTCAAAGAATTGCTGATGTTGTTTCTAAATCCGAAAAAACAATTCATGAACTTGCGAACAACACAAATAAAATCGGTGAGATTATAAAAGTAATTAATGAAATTGCAGATCAGACAAACTTGCTTGCATTGAATGCCGCTATTGAAGCTGCGAGAGCTGGTGAACAAGGTCGTGGATTTGCAGTAGTTGCTGATGAAGTAAGAAAGCTTGCCGAAAGAACAACTAATGCAACCGAAGAAATCGAAGATATGTTAAATAGAATTCAGAAAGATACTTCTGACGCGGTTCTTGTCATTAACGAAGGAACTAAAGAAGTTGAAACCGGGAAAAAATTAGCATATCAAGCAAATACTGCACTGGAAGAAATTATTAAAGGTGCCGATGAAGTTTCAATAACAATAAAGCATCTTGCTGCGGCAAATGAAGAACAAAGTACAACCAGCGCTGTCATTTCTCAAAATGTTGAAAGCATAAGATTAGTAACCGAAGATTATAGTTTGCACATTAGTCAGATTAAAGATTCAGTTCGTAAACTTTCTGAATCATCAAGTGAATTAAAAGGATCCTTGAGTAAATTTAATTTATCTGAATTACGTGCCGTTGAAGAGGAAGAACTGCGTTACAATTAA
- a CDS encoding glycosyltransferase — protein sequence MKTNERIVLSKTEASNSIFCFTGEFGYEMISWIPYLLYLKDTLGIRFNTISRRGSKVFYYFSDNHIEVGPEFIGDMWGDQKKYGELQKLYPDRLLVYPGPDLVNKKQIVVEDIEWTNKDIHTIISTENYAVPDYTDVKFNYDFKLKKPFVVVNNKYFRQWYNTYKAPLNYFDPQEFKSMAKTLNEMGYMVVYNHYIEKTSSDQYFQYDFNQIGERDDQIISLNNYYKGLEPEERNRFQLSLYNDSEFVIGPQGGNLYLPALCKKDLWILMRDGRYVDYLEFGKLYGIQVNAFYEPWHMENSIKQVYKNKDYTFFTAKSIEKMHFAIKGYSSNMKDCSSMNPMISICIPTYNRRHFIEEAINSVLSQEYDNYEIVVVDDGSTDETGDLINLINNDKIQYIRKDHTGASDTRNRAISEAKGEFILWLGSDDLLMPNTLNKYASILRNQSDIDVIYGNLIVTDAKLNPIKNEIFQDWSGKNSELLGMLIKYNPIPDGGSIIRKSCYDKIGKYNKEFTRAHDYEWWSRAALKVSFVHLNDFVYKWRWHDNNMSSGTVEINTDFESRVVQNMLEQYSLRELSPDLDWDIVDSNKAKAIVYQRVALRMFRLNDFHNSTKFIQMSLDKFPFQETANLASEIYNGVLTRLYTNQQSNNKELLPQLSLKSILSWTIGRGTVNINNVEHRLIIKCNRCDSESNFIAIHEIKEQPSSSIFICHKCKNISLFSEELFTPYFTSLLKTKNQVLKHNLNPITKSRLAYFIKDAHIITGGAKVVFQHINWLMKLGVDVTVYSFEPQPRWIDYKINFTQIQSFEELYDKKFDQIIVFSIFEIPEIVQRIHPSRIYLFCQGFEGYHYGRNYDDIRTDKYLLNEMHRLPIGSIVISKHLVDLFKEKFNKDSYYIPNGIDHNIFKPSRSLTSREKSIAFIGNPFHFLKGLSFLVSTIKAIQKSNYKIEDLKLTIVMGFNPQNKVSLENNLEQETGIKIEILTELTSAEVATVLQKSSLVVCSSVYEGFSLPILEAMACGTPVITTRNMGAESFCVDGKNSFLVDFGDVDSLGKRIIVIMQNTDSYTSPVIEGIKTSYEFNERNTLKTLVNVFESITNLTFKKQVVEKLLNETGTPKELSEENIKNVLSSSDISNKINAKDLISIIIPTYNKLKYVIEAITSLEKTLEMDYEILIVDDASTEDMIEPFKNNKTVKVLRNEINSGFSKSVNKGIKAATGKYILLVNNDTVCTKSSIDRMVEIAESKKDYGLVGVISNNASGPQWDRKAKYSTLNQMHAYAKKTRLEHKGKFYEFPRIAFLFTLIKREVIEKIGGLDERFSPGYYEDDDFCLRAQLAGFKGVIAEDVFIHHYGSITFKENGTTTQNSVSEINREKFSKKWGGNPDEIWLKGKQLRIRNIHYPINNSIFIEAFSRALLHSEENDFELALTESERAIKNFENSDRTGYENISKTDVINFTANIALQLGSLEKAQNYFQTELELNPNSGRACLGLAETFFVAELFHEAKTMYEWAIKNGENRKEVWDKLAIVNKKLSLDAKDYNLDLSSEESFPSLEEAEELINNSDLDGALEILNKLLRQSPSSTEVLNDLAVVKIMQNQIEDALGFISRVIELDPQNEIALENLKYIETHVTP from the coding sequence ATGAAAACAAACGAAAGAATAGTATTAAGTAAAACTGAAGCATCGAACAGTATCTTTTGTTTCACCGGTGAATTTGGATATGAAATGATTTCGTGGATCCCATACCTCCTATATTTAAAGGATACACTTGGGATTCGATTCAATACTATAAGCAGAAGAGGTTCTAAAGTTTTTTATTACTTTTCAGATAATCACATCGAAGTTGGCCCGGAATTCATTGGAGACATGTGGGGCGATCAGAAAAAATATGGAGAACTACAAAAATTATATCCCGATCGACTTTTAGTTTACCCCGGACCTGACTTAGTAAACAAGAAACAGATAGTTGTTGAAGATATTGAATGGACAAACAAAGACATTCATACTATAATTAGTACTGAAAACTATGCTGTTCCAGATTATACAGATGTAAAATTCAATTATGACTTTAAATTAAAGAAGCCATTCGTTGTTGTAAATAATAAATATTTCAGACAATGGTATAATACATACAAGGCACCCTTAAATTATTTCGATCCCCAAGAATTTAAAAGTATGGCAAAAACTCTCAATGAAATGGGATATATGGTTGTCTATAACCACTATATTGAAAAAACATCAAGTGATCAATATTTCCAATATGATTTTAATCAAATCGGGGAAAGAGATGATCAGATTATAAGCCTAAATAATTATTATAAAGGTTTAGAGCCTGAAGAAAGAAATCGATTCCAATTGTCATTATATAATGATTCGGAATTTGTTATAGGGCCTCAAGGAGGTAATTTATATTTACCGGCACTCTGCAAAAAAGATCTTTGGATTCTGATGAGAGATGGAAGGTATGTTGATTATTTAGAATTTGGGAAATTATATGGTATTCAAGTAAATGCTTTTTATGAACCATGGCATATGGAGAATTCCATCAAGCAAGTTTACAAGAATAAAGATTATACTTTTTTTACGGCTAAATCAATCGAAAAAATGCATTTTGCGATAAAAGGCTATTCAAGTAATATGAAGGACTGCTCATCTATGAATCCAATGATTTCAATTTGTATCCCAACATATAACAGGAGACATTTTATTGAAGAGGCTATTAATAGTGTTCTTAGTCAAGAATATGATAATTATGAAATTGTAGTTGTTGATGATGGTTCAACAGATGAAACTGGTGATTTAATTAATCTAATTAACAACGATAAAATACAGTACATTCGTAAAGATCATACAGGTGCATCGGATACCCGCAATAGAGCAATTTCCGAAGCAAAGGGCGAATTTATTCTATGGCTCGGATCTGATGATTTATTGATGCCAAATACTTTGAATAAATATGCAAGTATTTTAAGAAACCAATCTGACATTGATGTAATATATGGGAATTTAATTGTTACTGATGCAAAATTGAATCCAATTAAAAATGAGATATTTCAAGATTGGTCTGGAAAAAACTCTGAACTTCTGGGAATGCTCATAAAATACAATCCAATACCGGATGGCGGATCAATAATTCGCAAATCATGCTATGATAAAATTGGGAAGTATAATAAAGAGTTTACACGCGCTCATGATTATGAATGGTGGAGCAGAGCTGCATTAAAAGTTAGCTTTGTACATCTTAATGATTTTGTATATAAATGGCGTTGGCACGATAACAATATGTCATCCGGAACAGTTGAAATTAATACTGACTTTGAATCCAGGGTTGTTCAAAATATGCTTGAACAATATTCTCTACGAGAATTGAGTCCTGATCTCGATTGGGATATTGTTGATTCAAATAAAGCAAAAGCCATTGTATATCAAAGAGTTGCATTGAGAATGTTTAGATTAAATGATTTTCACAATTCCACTAAATTTATTCAAATGAGTTTAGATAAATTCCCATTCCAAGAAACTGCTAATTTAGCATCCGAAATTTACAATGGTGTTCTGACTAGACTTTATACTAATCAACAGTCTAATAATAAAGAACTATTGCCACAACTTTCATTGAAATCCATTCTTTCATGGACAATAGGTCGCGGAACTGTTAATATTAATAACGTTGAACATCGGCTTATAATTAAGTGTAATCGATGTGATAGTGAATCAAATTTTATTGCTATACATGAAATAAAAGAACAGCCTAGTAGCTCGATTTTTATTTGTCATAAATGTAAAAATATTTCACTATTCAGTGAAGAGTTATTCACACCATATTTCACATCGTTACTTAAAACTAAGAATCAAGTATTAAAACATAATCTTAATCCTATAACAAAATCGAGACTTGCTTACTTTATAAAAGATGCACACATAATTACTGGTGGGGCTAAAGTGGTTTTTCAACATATCAACTGGTTGATGAAATTAGGTGTAGATGTAACAGTATATTCTTTTGAACCGCAGCCGCGGTGGATTGATTATAAAATCAATTTCACACAAATACAGAGTTTTGAAGAATTATATGATAAAAAATTCGATCAGATAATTGTGTTCAGTATTTTTGAAATTCCTGAAATAGTCCAAAGAATCCATCCATCACGTATATATTTGTTTTGTCAAGGGTTCGAGGGTTATCATTACGGAAGAAACTATGATGATATTCGTACAGATAAATATTTATTGAATGAAATGCATCGTCTGCCGATAGGCAGTATAGTTATCTCAAAACACTTGGTCGATCTATTCAAAGAAAAGTTTAATAAAGATAGTTATTATATACCGAATGGAATTGATCACAATATTTTTAAACCTTCGCGATCTTTAACATCAAGAGAAAAATCCATAGCTTTTATTGGCAATCCCTTCCATTTTCTAAAAGGATTATCTTTCCTGGTGAGTACTATTAAAGCAATTCAAAAATCGAATTATAAAATTGAGGATTTGAAATTAACTATAGTTATGGGTTTTAATCCCCAGAATAAAGTATCACTTGAGAACAATCTTGAACAGGAAACAGGAATAAAAATCGAAATACTTACAGAATTAACTTCAGCAGAAGTTGCAACTGTTTTACAAAAAAGTAGTCTAGTTGTCTGTAGTTCGGTTTACGAAGGTTTTTCACTGCCAATTTTAGAAGCGATGGCTTGCGGAACCCCTGTAATAACAACTCGTAATATGGGTGCCGAAAGTTTTTGCGTAGATGGGAAGAATTCTTTTTTGGTAGATTTTGGAGATGTTGATTCGCTTGGTAAAAGAATAATTGTGATTATGCAAAATACCGATTCATATACTTCTCCGGTAATTGAGGGAATTAAAACATCTTATGAATTTAATGAAAGAAACACATTAAAAACTCTTGTAAACGTATTCGAATCAATTACCAATTTAACATTCAAGAAACAAGTAGTCGAAAAACTGTTAAATGAAACCGGTACACCGAAGGAATTATCTGAGGAGAATATCAAAAATGTATTATCCTCATCTGATATATCCAATAAAATAAATGCTAAAGATTTGATCTCCATAATCATCCCAACTTATAATAAACTTAAATACGTTATAGAAGCTATAACAAGTCTTGAAAAAACCCTTGAGATGGATTACGAAATATTAATTGTTGACGATGCCTCTACAGAAGATATGATCGAACCTTTTAAAAATAATAAAACAGTAAAAGTCCTAAGAAACGAAATTAACTCAGGGTTCTCAAAATCAGTCAATAAAGGAATCAAAGCAGCAACAGGAAAGTATATATTATTAGTAAATAATGATACAGTTTGCACTAAGTCTAGTATTGACAGAATGGTTGAGATTGCTGAATCTAAAAAGGATTATGGTCTGGTGGGAGTCATCAGTAATAATGCAAGTGGGCCACAATGGGATCGAAAAGCTAAATACAGCACATTGAACCAAATGCATGCTTATGCGAAAAAGACTAGATTGGAACATAAAGGGAAATTCTATGAATTTCCCCGAATTGCCTTTTTATTTACTCTAATTAAACGAGAAGTAATTGAAAAAATAGGTGGTCTGGACGAAAGATTTTCTCCAGGCTATTACGAAGATGATGATTTTTGTCTGCGTGCACAGTTAGCCGGATTTAAGGGAGTAATTGCAGAGGATGTTTTTATACATCACTATGGCTCAATCACCTTTAAAGAAAACGGTACGACTACACAAAATAGTGTATCTGAAATAAATCGAGAGAAATTCTCAAAGAAGTGGGGTGGTAATCCTGACGAAATATGGCTTAAAGGGAAACAACTCAGAATCAGAAACATTCACTACCCGATAAACAACAGTATCTTTATTGAAGCATTTTCAAGAGCTCTTTTACACTCCGAAGAAAATGATTTTGAGCTTGCATTAACAGAATCTGAAAGAGCAATTAAAAATTTTGAAAACAGCGACCGAACTGGCTATGAAAATATTTCTAAAACCGATGTGATTAATTTTACAGCTAATATTGCTCTCCAGCTTGGTAGTTTGGAAAAAGCTCAAAATTATTTTCAAACAGAATTAGAGTTAAATCCCAATTCCGGCAGAGCATGCCTAGGTTTAGCAGAAACATTTTTTGTAGCTGAATTATTCCACGAAGCAAAAACAATGTATGAATGGGCAATAAAAAATGGTGAGAACAGAAAAGAAGTCTGGGATAAATTAGCAATCGTAAATAAAAAACTTAGCTTAGATGCTAAAGACTATAATTTGGATTTATCATCTGAAGAATCCTTCCCTTCTCTTGAAGAAGCTGAAGAACTAATTAATAATTCCGATTTGGATGGCGCTCTCGAAATATTGAATAAATTACTAAGACAAAGTCCATCTTCTACCGAGGTATTAAATGATTTAGCTGTTGTAAAAATTATGCAGAATCAAATTGAAGATGCACTTGGATTTATTAGCAGAGTAATCGAACTCGATCCTCAAAATGAAATTGCCCTCGAAAATCTAAAATATATTGAAACTCATGTAACTCCTTAA